In a single window of the Elaeis guineensis isolate ETL-2024a chromosome 8, EG11, whole genome shotgun sequence genome:
- the LOC140859732 gene encoding uncharacterized protein — protein sequence MSVEILDGATIRDFVEDERAFNGTVEERFASLDTNCDGLLSYAEMAKELMSLRVLETHFGVDEVRMSPDELVQLYRGLFARFDHDGNGTVDMEEFRAEMKEMMLAVANGLGFLPVQMVVEEGSFLKRAVERESAK from the coding sequence ATGAGCGTAGAGATATTGGATGGAGCCACCATTCGTGACTTCGTAGAGGATGAGAGGGCCTTCAACGGGACGGTCGAGGAGCGGTTTGCCAGCCTCGACACCAACTGTGATGGCCTGCTTTCATATGCAGAGATGGCGAAGGAGTTGATGAGCCTTAGAGTACTCGAGACCCACTTCGGCGTGGATGAGGTGAGGATGAGCCCTGATGAGCTCGTCCAGCTCTATCGTGGCCTCTTTGCTCGGTTCGATCATGACGGCAATGGAACGGTGGATATGGAGGAGTTTCGAGCAGAGATGAAGGAGATGATGCTGGCTGTGGCGAACGGGCTCGGGTTCCTGCCGGTCCAGATGGTGGTGGAGGAGGGGAGCTTCCTCAAGAGGGCTGTGGAGAGGGAGTCGGCAAAGtga